From a region of the Vicia villosa cultivar HV-30 ecotype Madison, WI unplaced genomic scaffold, Vvil1.0 ctg.000684F_1_1_3, whole genome shotgun sequence genome:
- the LOC131630453 gene encoding cytochrome c6, chloroplastic-like, producing the protein MKHGCLISGCTGYNNLIPVKGNLKREENQLKLIPTKTKQVKFFKSLAPPLAAAFLLFSPICVPPVSSAQSIDILRGASLFQQTCIGCHDAGGNIIQPGSTLFTKDLQRNGVDTEEEIYRVTYYGKGRMPGFGRECTPRGQCTFGARLEDEDIKILAEFVKLQADKGWPSIEIEEK; encoded by the exons ATGAAGCATGGTTGCCTAATTTCCGGTTGTACTGGTTACAATAATCTCATCCCCGTTAAG GGTAACTTGAAAAGGGAAGAGAACCAGTTGAAGCTCATTCCTACAAAGACAAAACAAGTCAAGTTTTTCAAATCCCTGGCTCCTCCTCTTGCCGCTGCATTCCTGCTTTTTTCTCCTATTTGCGTCCCTCCAG TTTCAAGTGCCCAAAGCATAGATATCCTAAGAGGAGCCTCATTGTTCCAACAAACATGTATTGGATGTCACGATGCAGGTGGAAACATTATACAACCA GGATCAACTCTATTCACAAAGGATTTACAAAG AAATGGCGTTGATACAGAAGAAGAAATCTACCGCGTCACATACTATGGCAAAGGAAGAATGCCG GGATTTGGTAGAGAGTGCACGCCTCGAGGGCAGTGTACATTTGGAGCTCGTTTGGAAGATGAAGATATCAAGATATTGGCTGAGTTTGTCAAGTTACAAGCTGATAAAGGGTGGCCAAGTatagaaattgaagaaaaatga